The window TGTCTGGGGCTTCACCAGTGTCCTTGGGGGCTCCCTCCTTTATGTGGGGTCTCTGGCCCCCACACTGTCCAGCTGTCAGTTTTGGGAACAGGAGCCCTACCTGGTGCTACCACCTTTTCTGGTAGTCCCTGAGTCTCAGGGACCTTCAAGGTGGGCAAGTCTATCAGGTAAGTCGCACTGGTACGTCGGATGCCCTGCAGAGCAGCTCTGCTCAGGTAAGTTCAGAGTTCAGAGTTCAGGGTCAGATGAAGTGTCAAGGGAGCCAGACCAGATGGGTAGTGTTGGGTGGGCTGGCTTGCTTGCGGGGTGGGCTGGGAGGCACGGCACCACAGTACCTCAGGAGGCTGGGAGGCGGTGGGGATGGGGCCCAGGGGAGTTGGAGCACCGGTGCGGAGGTAGAAGTCAGTGGAGCACCCGAGGTCAGTGTCCCAGGATGCACAGGTGGCCACATGCCActcaggtggtggtgggggggctCCCTGGCATCTGCTTGCTTGGCTGTGCCTGCTGTGTCTGCTCTGCATCTGGCCTGGGGTGACAGGGTCATTGTTGCTCATCACTGCTTCCTCCTCTCATTGATCTCACTGCCGGCTGTGGGTCTGAGGCTCGTTCAGTTAGGACAGGGTTGCACAGTCTTGGACAGTTAAGACAGGGTTGCACACAGTCTTGGACAGTTAGGACAGGGTTGCACAGTCTTGGCTGGTTCTGGGACGCTGATAGTTGGCTAGTCCTTTAACACAGATGATGTTGCTGGTTGATGAGTTGAAGTTGTGGCCCTTCACAAGTGGGTTCCCCTTGGGTCAGGAGTGGCAGGAGGGGGCACTGGATTTGAGCAAAGCTAGCTGAGGCACAAGGGAGGATGGCATCAACTTTGTTGTGTTTTCAGTCAAGTTCATCATCTGATGAGTCTGGCAGTGCTTCTAGCCTTGCCTGTTCCCTGGCTGGGGAAAGCAGTGCCATTCTGGAGGCCATGGTCAGGAATCGTGTGAGGGCCCGAGCCACCTCATCTCTGCTGAGCAGAGTAAGCCGGCCATCAGCACCAAGAATGTAGAGTAGGCGGTTGTTGAGGAAATCTAGGACCTCTGGGTCCATCAGATTTCGCGGGCGGAAGGTGACCGCTTCTTGGTCGCCAAGCAGGGCTTCTTGCACGTCGTTGTCCTGCGCGTCCTGCGAGGTGTCTTGCAGGCCGTCATGCAGGCCACACTGACGGTAACGTTGCAGGTCGTCTTGCAGGGCTTCTCGCAAGACGACATCTTCATCACCAACGACGTGCAGCTCTAAGTATCGTTGCTGGTGTGGGTCCGGGAAGATGTCCTCCTCGGGGTTGACTCTGACCCCGAAGAACTCACACAGGGTCAACCAGAACCCTGGGGTGAATCGCAGGCCCCGTGGGGGCTGGGAATGCAGGGCATTTCGATGCCAGCACCTGGGGCTCAGGTACAGTTCAGCCAGCTCTCGAGCTGGAAGGGTGTTGGCCCGCGCTACAGGGGGCATCTGGCTGAGCAACTGAGTGATGGCTGTGGCCATGCCACTACCTGCAATGAGGCTTGAGTCCAGGATGAGCCGGAGTGTGTGTCGGGGCTCAGGCCTGGCCACCTCCAAAGAGGGGGCAGGCAGTGGGGAGAGGTGCTGCCTCACCCTCATCATCGCCAGGAGGGACGCCACACCCAGGACACTCTTCCAGTAGAGCAGGCCACGGAAGAAGTGTAGGACAACGGACCGGATCTGGACCCTGCTGAAGTGGGTCAGGAGACTGTTGAGGATATGTTCTATCGGGATGTTAGAGAGTACCTCCTGCACCAGGGCCTGCCGATTCAATTCTTCCTGGTCTGACTCATCGTCACTGTCCTCGGACTCAGTCTCAGCCTCAGATTCAGAATCAGAGAACGAGTCCCTTTGGTTTGCCCTCAGGGCAAGAAGCATCAGTGGCCTCATGTATCTGCCTTTCACGGCTCTCTGGTTTGGATTTCTACGGGACAGAGCTCGGGGGTCATCATCATCAGGCAGCTCCATCACATCATAATGGAagtgagagaagaagaagatCCAATGCCCGGGGAGAAGTACGGTGAGCCTGTCATTATTCAGAGAGGCTAGATCCTCTGTGTTGAGAAGGATCATGATGGGCTCCTCGGTGTTCTCCAGGTAGCGACACCACACTTTGAAGGAAGCCCGGATTGGAAGGATCCTCAACTCCACTTGAGGGTACTTCACCTCGATTGGGGAGAGATGTCGTGAGTAGAAAGCGCAGGTAGCTTTTTTGCCGGTTTCTTCATCAGTTTGGATCAGGGAGGCATATAGGAATGACCCAATGACGCCTGTTTCCAAGTAGAATGGGTTCTGATGCTTGGGGTGGTACAGAATGGGTGCCTTTCGGAAAGCCCTCTTTAGGCAGTCTAAGGCTTCCTGATGCTCTTCTCTCCAGCAGTAGGTCTCTGAGCTCAGCAGCAGCCTCACCAGGGGCTCTGCAATGATGGCAAAGTGCTCCACAAAATGGCGGTAGGGATAGAAGAGTTCGATAACGGCTTGCAGGCCCTTCCTGTTGCCGGGGGCAGTACACCCCATGATGAGGTTCATGAGGGTCTTGTTCAGTTTCACCCCTTTGGGGGATAGGGCGAAACCCATGATTTCTGCGGTCTGGCGATGGAACTGGCTTTTGTCCAGGGAGCAGTGGATATTGTGACCGCGAAGGCGGAGCAGGACTTGGCGGACATGATCAAAGTGTTCCTCCTGGCTCATTGAGTAGATCAGGAGCTCTCGGCCATGGGCAATCGCATAGAAGCCTAGGATGTCTTTTAGGATAAAGTGAATCTCATTATCACAGTCGTCAGCGTATGAGTCTATTGTGAAGGGCCGGTAGCATCTCATCTGGTAAGGGCTCAAACCAAATGTTGCTCTCCAtgtgtcttctgtgtgtgtgaggctgTAGTCCACCCTGGGTTCCTTAGCAATGTCTCGCAGCTCCAGTTTTGTGAACCATGTAGCTCCATGTAACTGGTCAAACAGTTCTGGCATCATCTGTATGTAGTCCCGTCTTTCATTCAGCATGTCATATAGTATCCAGTATTGCTCTTGCTGCCTGGCTTTTTCTTGCATCCTGGCACTCACAGATTGACAAGGCCTCTTGGAAGAACTCTCATAAAAGACGTCGTTGTGATCACTGTCTCCAGCCTGCTGAAGCTCAGAGGGCTCTGATTCAGAAAGATCATCGGATCCGTCTGAGCTTGGCTGGTCGGAAGTCTCATCATCTGCTTCCTTCGGGTTAAACACGTCGGCCAGGTCTGAATATAATTGCGGCAATCCGGGTAGCATGGCCATGCTAACTTTCTCCAGTGCGATgcatggtgggggtgggtggaagCAATTCTTCAGGCAGTAGGGAGAGTGGAAGGTACAACGGCCTTTGATCCAGTCAACTTCAGGTGCATGGGTACGGAGCCACTTGATGCCAAGGACCACAGAGAAGTGGGGTGAAGGTACGATGTCAAATTCGATGTACTCACAATGATTCTGCTGGATACACATCAGGGGTTCGGTGTACAGCCAGATGGGTTCATTGCCGATGAGGGAGCCATCCACGGTTTGGACTGCCTGTGGATAGGGTCTCTCATAGAGCTCCACGTAATGTTCTTGGGCAAACTTCTCATCCATGTAGTTCCCTTCTGCTCCTGAGTCCACCAGGGCCTGCACTGCGACACTGTGGTAGGGGTTCACCCTCACCATGAGCAGCAGGAAGAGGTGGGCACGATTGATGTTTGGATGGAACGCATTGGGCAGCCAGCTGCTCACACTCCACTTCTCTGGGGCAGGTGGGTCAAGCCAGATCATGTTCCTTGGGCGGGACTCGGGGGGCAGCCTGAGTATTGCCCTTCTCTCTGCCAGCTTATCTTCAATTTGCAGGACGAGCACCATCAGGTTCTCCAGGGATTCCGGCTGGGGGATTCGAAACAGATAATGCCTGATGTCTTCATTGAGCCCCTGGCACAAGTGGGCCTGCAGGACTTCATCTGGCCAGCCCAAGGTGGGTATTAGACTCTGGAATTCATTGATGTATTCGGCAACACCGCGGTTCCCCTGCCTGATATTGAACATGGCGTCTTCTGCCACGCGCAGCGTCTGCCTGTACTCGAACATTTCTGACATGGCCTCGATGAAGCCTGAGTAGTTGTTCAGTAAGGGGCTGTTCTGCTCTACCAGGCTGTTGGCCCATTCTAAGGCTAGGTCAGACAGATGACACATGACAAATTTCACCCGTAGCTGGTCGTTGTGCAACATCGATGGGTAGTTCTGTAGGGTCATCTGACAGAGCACAATGAACTCATGGTATTCTCTGCGATCTCCAGAGAAGTGCCTGAGTTTGGGAAGCCGGCCTTCTTCGATGGCTTGCATCAAGATCCTCTCTGCTACTCTCTGTTGGTGTTCAATGTCTTGCATTCGGAGGAACACCGAGATGATGGACTCCATTGTGGCCATGACTTGTTCCGGAGAGCTCCCGGGCTGATCCTCCTCTTCGAGGTTCTCCtcatcttcttcatcttccagGTCAGTCTCATCTCCTTGCTCTGTCTGGGTCTCAGATGAGTTGACGAACACTGAATCTATGCCATCAGATGAGATAGCAATCTCACTGAGTGgatcctccccttcctcttgtGAACTATCACATGACTCCTCCATGTCTTGGAGTAGGTCACTGGGTGGATCCTCTCGTTCCTCACATGGGACACTGGATGGTTCCTCCACGTTTTCGAGTGTATCAGTGGGCAGCTCCTCTTGTTCCTCACATGGGCCACTAGATGGTTCCTCCACGTTTTCAAGTGTATCAGTCGGCAGCTCCTCTTGTTCCTCACATGGGCCACTGGATGGTTCCTCCATGTTTTCGAGTGTATCAGTCGGCAGCTCCTCTTGTTCCTCACATGGGCCACTGGATGGTTCCTCCATGTTTTCGTGTGTATCAGTGGGCAGCTCCTCTTGTTCCTCACATGGACCACTGGATGGTTCCTCCATGTTTTCGAGTGTATCAGTCGGCAGCTCCTCTCGTTCCTCACATGGGCCACTGGATGACTCCTCCAACTCTTGGAGTAGATCAGTGGGCAGCTCATCTCGTTCCTCACGTGGGCCACTGGTTGCCTCCATGTCTTGGAGAAGATCAGTGGGCAGCTTCTCTCGTTCCTCATACAGGCCACTGAATGGCTCCTCCAAGTTTTGGTATAGATCAATGGGCAGCTCTTGCATTTCCTGGGTCGAGCCACTGGGTGGCTCTTTTCCTTCCTGGGCTGGGCCATTGTCTGAGCCCGCCTCTGCCTGCGCCTGTGCCCCGCTGCTGCCTGGTGTCTCCTCAACGGTGTTGGATGAGCCCTCGGAGGACTCCATTTGTTTTGATGATGGATTATTAAGCTCCATCATCGTCTCAAATGAGTCTTCAGAGGGTTCTATCATGTCGTCGGTTGGAAAGGACTCTGCTCTGAAGACAGGTAAGGTTGTAATGTGTGTGGTCAGAGACCGCGACCGTGGAGATCAGAACCTAGGGGTAGAAGGGATAAAAGCAAGAGGAAAAGCAGCAATTTAGAGTTTCAAGACGTCAGGGTCAGATTCTCAAGGACAAACCAGATGCCCAAGTAATTAGAATCAGAGAGAAACCAGAGAAATTCTCCCTGCATTCAATATAGTCTCCTCCTCTGGTCACTTGAGGCACCTCAAGGGGAGAGGCTCAACCCCTGACCTGCCTCCCAGGCGGAGTCAGACTGCCCCGCCTGCCTACTTCCTCCACTGGAATGAGAAATTCACAGTCCATAAATTTTGTGGAGCAACTGGCCCAGAGTGTCCTCCGTGGCAAGCAGACACCTGGCAGGGCACACTTCTGGCCCGTTTTGCCCTGGCACCCATGCCTGGTCAGTTTCCCTTCCTGTCTCTAGTCACCCGAAAGTCATAAGGTCACATCTCAATGCCACTCTAAGCCACTGCTGGCAGGCTTGGTGGTCTGGAGCCAGCCCAGCACGCTCAGTTGGAGGCGGGATTCCACAGTGAGATGCTTGCTGTCTCCCAAACTCTGGGGAAAGAGGAGAAATCGGGCACTTGGCCACTGCCCTGCTAGTTGGGTCAGCAGCCAAAAATAGCTCTTATTTCCTCCTCCAGGCTCCAAGTCGAAATAAGTGGGAGAGAGCATgacttttggttttaattttctccCCATAAACGTTTATAaaatgcctactgtgtgctgaaAGCTTACACTTTTGTTGCTTTATCCTTGGTCATActttggggggtgggatggggtagaTTTCATTTCTCAATTTGATCTCTATCCAAAGCTACggtctctccagtgctgagatggaGGTTTCCAAACTCCCTTCCCAGCTTTTCAAAAATCTAccctccagcattgccctggtcTGCAGGGCTTGTGGAGCTTCAAACATCTGGCCTCAATTCTGATCATGCAAACATTTCTGTCTGCCTCTTGGATCCTATCTTTCCAAGTTTCCCCTCTGCTCAGGCAGGGGCAGGCTTTTCATTCTTGAAAGCACCCCTTCTCTCTGTCACCGTTGATTTCCTCCAGTACAGGGGTGTATCTAGCAGAGTTACAAAGCTGGGGGAAAGGAGGGCCCGAGACCTTTGAAATCTGATTGTCCTGGAATTTTTGAAAATCTGGCCATGGGAGGATTTAGTGCACGGAAATTGAATTTAAAGGAATGTATTGGTTTACAAAACAAATTAGGCTATTGAATATCCCAGCCATACGACTATTGTCTTTATAAATTCAACACCTTCTGTTACTTCTCAATTTTCCTTTAGGATTACTAGGCTgacctatcacacacacacacacacacacacacacacacacacacacacacacacacacgcaaactcaaacaaacaacaacaataaaaaccaaaaaccaaaaccaaaaaccccaaaataaaataaacaaaaatctccaTGCTGTCCTTTATGTAAAACCAACATTGGCTCAAATCCATACCTTCCAGCAGGATAAAACATTTGGGTCTGCAGTTTCTCAGAATTAGACATACCTTGTTAGCATGACACTTAAATTTGATCATGCAATTCCTCTGATTAAAGCCTCTCACTGTTTATTTACTGTCTGCAATATTAAATCCAAACCTTTTGTATAAACACATCTGACATGTAAACTTAACCAAAAACTATTCTCTGGTTAAAATTGAAAGGCCATAGAGTAATGCACAAGTTGGACTTGTCATTTCTGGAGGTAGAGATCAGAGTTTCTAAACCTGGTGTAAAAATTAGGTAAAACAGCCATCTCAGAAACACGCACAGCATATTGCATAAATCAACTCATTTCCTCTTCATAAAAGTCCTCTACGGCATGCACTATTATTGAAATGTAAAATTTAACTAATTCATCTGTCCGACATAAAAATCTCAGCAGGTCTCCCACTTAACCTCATGGTTTACAATTTAAATTTGCAGCAGTCTGATTAACAAAGTAGAATATTCACCTTCTTAATAAAATGTTTACACATAGAGATTAACAAATTCGATCATGTAAATGATTGACTCTTTCTGCTTTCCTTCAACCAGCCTTCAAACAAAAATCTCACTTTCTAAGTATCTTAATAAGCCTGGATATCAGAATTTAAACTTTTAACAGAATAAACAATATTTATCTCATGGTTTCCTATTTAACATACACATTTCTTCTCTATACTATGAAGTTCCAATTGCTTagcataaattaattttttaaccaTGTGGTTTAATTGATAGCTAATCAACACAAAATTCACAGTTTCATAGCTCACCCCAGAAACACTTGACTGCCTTCACACCAAAGATCTTACATAATATCAAAAGCTCATACTTCTTGTAACATGCATGCACTCACTTGTGTAACTTCTGCTTACAGCCTCACAAAGTCTCTGCCTTACCTATGAGATCAAGCCTTAAGTGATCATAAAGTCATACATTTCTCAGCAGACCGAGCCTATTCAACACACAAACTTAATGATGTCATTCTCCTAAAATCTCATCATGGCGGGAGTCCAAATTCCTCAGCCTGGCATGACAGTGTACTCCTTGCATTCCTCAAAACCGTGTCCAAACCTGACATGCTATGTAAATGTCATCTAACTTCTCAGCCCATGATGTAAGTTACCCAGCTTCTCAGCACAGAAGCTTCACTGGTGCCCTTGTGCTGAGGGGCAGTGGACATTCACCCATGCATTGAACTCTTCATCAAATCTACACACTTTAGCATACAGCATGCTTTAAATCATCAAATTCCTTGGGAGACAAAACTCTTGACCATTTCACTCCTTAAAACCCTTTCTTGGCCAAACTCTAAGCATCCCTCTCCCCACACAAAAGGATTAAAAATGATATCTCACCCCTCACTCAGGATACAACAGTGCCTTCGATGTGGACGTGAGTCACATCTCTAACCA is drawn from Peromyscus eremicus chromosome 14, PerEre_H2_v1, whole genome shotgun sequence and contains these coding sequences:
- the Rtl1 gene encoding retrotransposon-like protein 1, which gives rise to MIEPSEDSFETMMELNNPSSKQMESSEGSSNTVEETPGSSGAQAQAEAGSDNGPAQEGKEPPSGSTQEMQELPIDLYQNLEEPFSGLVPCEEREDPPSDLLQDMEESCDSSQEEGEDPLSEIAISSDGIDSVFVNSSETQTEQGDETDLEDEEDEENLEEEDQPGSSPEQVMATMESIISVFLRMQDIEHQQRVAERILMQAIEEGRLPKLRHFSGDRREYHEFIVLCQMTLQNYPSMLHNDQLRVKFVMCHLSDLALEWANSLVEQNSPLLNNYSGFIEAMSEMFEYRQTLRVAEDAMFNIRQGNRGVAEYINEFQSLIPTLGWPDEVLQAHLCQGLNEDIRHYLFRIPQPESLENLMVLVLQIEDKLAERRAILRLPPESRPRNMIWLDPPAPEKWSVSSWLPNAFHPNINRAHLFLLLMVRVNPYHSVAVQALVDSGAEGNYMDEKFAQEHYVELYERPYPQAVQTVDGSLIGNEPIWLYTEPLMCIQQNHCEYIEFDIVPSPHFSVVLGIKWLRTHAPEVDWIKGRCTFHSPYCLKNCFHPPPPCIALEKVSMAMLPGLPQLYSDLADVFNPKEADDETSDQPSSDGSDDLSESEPSELQQAGDSDHNDVFYESSSKRPCQSVSARMQEKARQQEQYWILYDMLNERRDYIQMMPELFDQLHGATWFTKLELRDIAKEPRVDYSLTHTEDTWRATFGLSPYQMRCYRPFTIDSYADDCDNEIHFILKDILGFYAIAHGRELLIYSMSQEEHFDHVRQVLLRLRGHNIHCSLDKSQFHRQTAEIMGFALSPKGVKLNKTLMNLIMGCTAPGNRKGLQAVIELFYPYRHFVEHFAIIAEPLVRLLLSSETYCWREEHQEALDCLKRAFRKAPILYHPKHQNPFYLETGVIGSFLYASLIQTDEETGKKATCAFYSRHLSPIEVKYPQVELRILPIRASFKVWCRYLENTEEPIMILLNTEDLASLNNDRLTVLLPGHWIFFFSHFHYDVMELPDDDDPRALSRRNPNQRAVKGRYMRPLMLLALRANQRDSFSDSESEAETESEDSDDESDQEELNRQALVQEVLSNIPIEHILNSLLTHFSRVQIRSVVLHFFRGLLYWKSVLGVASLLAMMRVRQHLSPLPAPSLEVARPEPRHTLRLILDSSLIAGSGMATAITQLLSQMPPVARANTLPARELAELYLSPRCWHRNALHSQPPRGLRFTPGFWLTLCEFFGVRVNPEEDIFPDPHQQRYLELHVVGDEDVVLREALQDDLQRYRQCGLHDGLQDTSQDAQDNDVQEALLGDQEAVTFRPRNLMDPEVLDFLNNRLLYILGADGRLTLLSRDEVARALTRFLTMASRMALLSPAREQARLEALPDSSDDELD